GATGAATACTTCTGGCGCTTCGGGTTGATTTAAAGTCTGGATGCAGTCCTGCAGAATTTTTTCCATGTCTGGCAGGATTTTCCACAGATCGACCTCATAGGCTCCCTTTTCTCGCAGGAGCAGCCAGCTATGCTCAGGCCAGGCTTCCTGGACGGCGGCCAGAACTTTCACATTAAAGGCCGCAACGATCTGATACTCTAGCTTGGGGCGTTTGCCTAACTTAATTTCGGTAGGGACATATAGCCAATCTCCAAATTGAGATTGACCGGAGTGTTTGACCAGCAAATCGGGCCGACTCAAAAGCGTGACCTCCTCTGAGATCTGAGTCAGCAGCACTCCCCGGTTAATACAATCTACCCCCTGCTGCATCAGGTCTAAAGTGGCTGCCATCCCCCCCTGCCAGTCATTTTCAGCAAAGGTGGGTTGTTGCCACGATCGATCGCGCAGGCTCGATCTACGATGGGTGGCGCTATCCTGGATCAACTTGAGTAGATAAGCGCTGGGCGGATCCCGCTGGCTGAGGTCGCCAAACGTATCGAGGTACGCTCGACGACTACACCGCTGAAAGTAGAGCAAAAGTTCGGCTGTCAGAAACATGCCTCCAAACTAGCAGGAAATTGGCCACGCTGCAGCTATTCTGGTAAACTTGATGGCTCTGACGCCCCTTCGCTAAAATATGGGGAGGAGCTTCTGAGGCACGCATAATGCTTCAGTATGATTCGTTACAAGATAACCCACTGTTATGCTTGCCCCAGGTTGAAGACCGACCAGAGACAGATAGTCTGCCTGGGGATAACGAGTTACAAGTTATTATCCCGACCGGATTATGGGCAATCCTATCTCTGGTGTGGGCCGACCCGTCCAAGTGGTTTTTTGGCATCAATATCGGACTTCACGCTGCTCCAACAGAGCCAGCGATCGGCCCAGACGGGTTACTGAGCCTCGGTGTAAAGCGGTGTAAGCGGGAGAGTCCGACTGATCCAAACGGTGAACGGGGTCGCTAAGAACGCCAACTGCGGGAGGACCTGCTGAAAAACTTAAAAGTTCGGGGAATTCACCTAGAAACTTTGTGAGAACAGAATCATGATCCTTGCCTCCTTGTGGGTTATCTATGTCCGAACCCTATCAACGACGAATTGTACTAAGCTGTCCTGATGCCTCATGAAGTCTTGAAATCAAAATATTAAGGATCTGAAGCATTCGTGACTATCGGCATCAACCATCTGGAGCAATACCGTCAGCAGTTTCCAGCCCTGGCGAACAAGACTTATTTCAACTACGGAGGGCAGGGACCGATGCCCTGGGTGGCCCTGGAAGCGATTCGAGAGGCCCATGAGCAGATTCAGAGCCGGGGTCCCTTCACCGGGGCAACGAATGAGTGGCTGAACCAGGAGACCGTTCAGACCCGTCAGACGATCGCCACCGAGCTGACTGTTCCAACCGATACCATCACCCTGACCGAGAATGTCTCGATCGGTTGCAATATTATCCTCTGGGGGATCGACTGGAATGCCGGGGATCATATTCTTCTGACGGACTGTGAACATCCCAGTGTGGTGGCCACTGTCCAAGAAATCCAGAACCGGGTGTTTGTGGAGGTGTCGGTCTGTCCCTTGCGGGATGCCGTGGACCGAGAAGACCCGATCGCCATCATTCGGGAGTACTTGCAGCCTAATACCCGTCTGGTTTGCCTCAGCCATGTCCTCTGGAATACGGGTCAGGTGCTTCCCCTAACCGAGATTGTGACGGCTTGCCATAGTGTAAATGCCCTGGTGCTGGTGGATGCAGCCCAATCGGTTGGCCTGCTACCGCTCGATTTGACAGCAACTAAAGTGGACTTCTATGCCTTCACCGGTCACAAGTGGTGGTGCGGTCCAGCAGGCTTGGGAGGGCTGTATGTGCGTCCAGACCGATTGGAGACTCTCAGGCCCACCTTCATGGGTTGGCGTGGCATTACCTCGACCCCTATGGGGGACCCCATGGGCTGGCAACGGGGTGGGGTCCGGTTTGAGGTCGCCACCTCAGACTATGCCCTGTATGCTGGCCTGCGGGCGGCGATCGCCGTCCATCAGTCCTGGGGCTCAGCTCAGGACCGGTATCAGCGCATCCTCGCTCTCAGCCGATATCTCTGGCAACAACTGCGGCAGAGTCCAGGGATAACTTGTCTGCGCCAGCACCCCCCTGACTCTGGGCTGATCTCCTTCCAACTGGCTGGTTATGAACAAAAACCCTATGGCCAGCTCCATAACCAGGTGGTGAAATGGCTGGAATCCGAAACTTTAATGGTGAGAACCCTGCGTAATCCAGATTGCATTCGTGCCTGTGTCCACTACTTCACAACCGAGGCTGAAATCGATCGACTAGTGGCAGCCTTGTCTGCTCACCGTTGATAATTTAGTTGATCACCCACCCATCCCCGATCGCCAATGACCATTCTCTATGTTGCTGTCACCAACCACGGGTTTGGTCACGCAACCCGTGCGGCTTCTGTGGTTGCCGAAATCAAACGGCTATGCCCTGAAATTGGGGTCGTGATGGTGACCACCGCCCCCCACTGGTTGCTGTCTGCCTATATTCCCGATCCGTTTATCCACCGTCCCCGGGCTCTGGATGTGGGGGTGATCCAGAGCGACAGCTTCAAGATGGATCAGGCGGCGACCCTGGAAAAGCTCCGTCACATTCGCCAGCAACAAGCAACGATCGTCGCAGGGGAAGTCACCTTTATTCAGCAAAATCGAGTGCGGCTGATCCTGGCCGATATCCCGCCCCTGGCCGCACCCATTGCCCGTGCTGCTGGCATTCCCTGCTGGATGATGAGTAACTTTGGCTGGGACTTTATCTACCGACCCTGGGGGGGAGAGTTTCTGGAAATAGCTGACTGGATTGGGGACTGTTTTCAGCAGTGCGATCGCCTGTTCCGCCTGCCCTTTCATGAACCCATGGCAGCCTTTCCTGTGATCACGGAGGTGGGTCTGACGGGTGGATCGCCTCGCTACGATCTGGCCACCTTAAGAACTGACTTTGGTCTGAGGCACCCCCCGGAACGGACGCTCCTGATGACTTTTGGGGGGCTGGGTCTGGAGCAGATTCCCTATCAGAACCTGGACCACTTTCCGGACTGGCAGTTCATTACCTTCGATCGTCAGGCTCCCGATCGGCCCAACTTGCTCAAAGTGCTGGACAATCAGTACCGGCCTGTGGACTTTATGCCCCTCTCTGGACGGGTCTTGTCCAAGCCAGGATTCAGTACTTTTGCCGAAGCCTGTCGCCTGGATCTGCCGATCATCACCCTGACCCGCGAAGGTTTCGCCGAATCCCCCCTTTTGCTGACAGGAATTCAGGCCCAGGTCCCCCATCGGATTCTGCAACCGCAGGAGTTCTTTCAGGGAGATTGGGCTTTCCTGCGGCAGCCCCTGAACTCCCCCCAGACGTTTGGATCAGTCCCGAAGGATGGCAATGAAACCATTGCTCGATCGGTGGTGGAATATTTGAACCCCTAGTAGGGGCATTGCATGCAACACCCCTACCCAGGCAACAGCAAATATTAGGTGCGGGAAAACGATCGGGATCGGGCATTCGGTAGCGGGGCTGTGACCTGGAGAATTTTCTCCATCAGTCTGGGAAAAAATCGATTGCACAACACTGCCAGATGACTTTGCCAGCCCACCAGAATTTCTGGAGAGCCCTTCTTGAGCCCAATCATAAATTCCCTGGCCACCTGTTGAGGCGTCATGGGGATAATGCCACGAAACCATTGCAGATGCCGCACCATATCGGTATCTGTCAGGGAGGGCAGCAGGGAAACCACTCTGACATTGTGGGCAGCCAGTTCTCCCCGTAGGGCTTGGCTAAAGCCCAGGATGGCAAACTTGGTGGCGGAATAGGTGGCCATGGTGGGAGCAGCCAGCTTGCCCATCAGGCTGGAGACATTCACAATCACACCTTCCTTCTGAGCCACCATCCGACGGGCGATCAAACGGGTCACGGTATACATTCCAATCAGGTTGACTGAAACTTCCTCCTGGACCTGGGGTAACCGCGATCGGAGAAACGGAGCCTGGTGGGCAACACCGGCACAGTTGACCAGGAGGTGGATGGGGCCGTAATCTCGCCAGGCCTGGGCGATCGCAATATTGACCTCCACGGGCTGGGCCAGATCCAAAATCAGAGGGATCACTTCGACCTCCAATCCTTCCAAATCTGTAGCCACTTCTGTCAGTCGTTGCTGATCTCGGGCTATCAGAAGTAAGCGCTGAATGCCCTGCTGGGCCAACTCTATCGCGATCGCTCGCCCAATTCCCCGGGAAGCACCGGTCACGAGAGCAGTCTTTCCTTGAATCTTCATGTCTAAAACCTCCAAAAATGAGGCTCACTAAATCATCAGCCGACGCCGGGTACGGTCAAAGTTGAAACCGTATCCTCCGACCAGCAATCTTTCCCAGTGGGGATGTCTAGTGAACGGGTACCCCCATTGCAGCCGTTATGGTCAAGCTGAAGTCGTGTTGCACGCAGGTCTGTAAGGCAGACCGGTGCAATCACCGAGCAAATGGGTATGAGTCAGAAAAATCTTGATCAGTCGAGTAATGTGGGTCAACAGTCCGAAAGTTATTCAATCGCAAACTGATGTCAGCTAAGCGTCTGTAACCTGAATGCAACGACTCAACAACGGGTACACGAGCTATTTTCAGCAAACAACGATTGAAAGGGTTGCAATGGCAACTGGGACAAATCCGTCACGACCGATGGGTGAATTGGCATAACTCCTCCGATGACTTCAAAACTGCCTGTCGTACCAGGGAAGCTGAGGAGTCCTAGGACTCAATGAATTGGAAAGGGCTGTAGTGCGCCAGACATAGGGGATGATCCTCCTCATTGCGACCATGATCTGAAACAACCGTACATGCACACCCTAACAACCAAATCAAGAGATTGCAATATTTATTAGTGATAAATTGAAATCTTTAGATATAGATACAATCCTCTCAGGATTATAGGTGCTGTTGAGTGTTGATTTTTAATCTTAAAATGCTTTTTGAAAGCTGGTTTTAGGCGATTTCAGATGTGGTTGTTAATTCAACTATTATGAGAATTTGTCAGAAAATCTGACTTTTGTCTGCTTAAAATTGCCTTTTGTAAATATCTTTATTTAAAAAAACAGTTGCGCATCAGGTTGCGCATCAGAATGATGTTGAGAGCATCCCAGTTTTGCAAGGTTGCCCACCCCAGGGGAAGCCGCTCTGCGTCTACATCCCCCAGCCCCTTCTCCCCAAAAAGGGAGAAGGGGGGCCAGATTCAAAGTCCCTCTCCCAGAACGGGAGAGGGATTTAGGGTGTAGCTTGCTTCCCGCAGGGTGGGCTACAAAAGTGGGATGCACTCTGTGGCATCCTTGTGAAACTGCTGAATGAGAATCTTGCCGAAAACCTACTGCAACTGAAAATAAAAACCATGGAATGCATCCACAAATCGATCGGGGTGAAATGGAATCAAGCATTGCCGATCTTGCATCCAACTATCCATTAGTTTGTAACCATATGCTTCTAAATCTTGAATGAACTGAGTTCGATTTTGAATTTTAAATGGGATATAAGACACAAAATTGGTCTGAGGACGGACCATCATTAATCTCTGTAGAGTAATGTAGGTTTCACCCTGATACAAAGGGACATGATTAATAACCAGATAGCGAGGTTTTGCTGGTAACTGCTTTAATAGGGTAACTAAAGACTCTTCAAAATATTGCAACATGCCACAACAGAGAAAAATTTCTGCATCTTTAGCTTGGGCAAGATCAGTAATGTAGCTTAAATTGGCAGCAGGAAGATGATTTAAAAGTTCTTTGCCAACTTCTACAATTTTAGGCACTTCGCAGACAGTCCAACTTACGTCTTTAGGATAGGAGATGAAGTGGCGATAGGCATAATAACTATAACCAGTCGTGCCACCCAGATCCAAAACAGTGGTGCTATCTCTGAAAGCATTTCTCAACCAGACTAGTACAGGATAGTCAATGGGTTTCAACTTCTCGACTTCGGTTAGATCTTTGAGCCTTGAATCATAGAGATCCCTGTAGTCATAGCCTGAGAGAGCCCCTTTAGGGACAGCAGCTAATGCCTCAGAAAAAGAAGAGAATACATACCGATAAAGATTAGGATTTCTAGGGTATAGCCAATAATAGTAATAATAGTCTGCGAGTACCGGTGTATTTTCCACAAAATTTCGCAGAACTCGTTTAACTGACTTAGGGAATTGATTTATGCTACTCATTGCATCTGCCAAGCTACCAGTATTCTTTAGATGAATTGCTTAGTTTCTGCTCTATCTTCTATTCCAGGATGAGAGAAACTTTAACTTTAGATACCTTTCTCTTTGACTCAGAAAAGCTGTTTGATCAAGTCTGCCGAAAGTAAAATCCATGATAAGCATCTACAGCTCTTTCAGGATGGAAAGGGATATAACATGTTCGATTTTTCTGCCAACTATCCACTAATTCATAACCCAAAGCTACTATCGAGTTAATAAATTGTGTGCGGTTTTGAATTTTATAGGGAGTATAGGAAGAAATTTGGGTTTTATCGACTGGATCAACAATCAAGAGATTCTGCAACGTGACGTATTGTTCACCTTCGTAGAAGGGGACATGATGAACAATTAGGTGCTGAGGTTTAGTCTGCAGTTGACTTAATAACGCAGCCAAAGAAGGTTCTAAATACTGCAATGTGCCACAGGTGAAAAAGATTTCAGTTCCTTCAGCATCAGATATATTGGTGGTGTATGACAACCCTGGACTGTTGAATCGGGTTAAAAATTCATTCCCGACTTTTACTGCTTCAGGAACATCACAAATGAGCCAGCGTACATTAGGCGGATAAGAAATAAACCTACGATAAGCATAATAGCTGTAGCCTGTATTCCCCCCCAAGTCAAACAGGATAGAACTCTCTTTAAAGATCTCTCCTAGCCATACCAGAACTGGATAGTCGATCGGCTTAAAGGGATGAATCTCATTAATATCAATATCATGCTTGAGTGATGTATTGTGAATCTCAGCATGGTTATATCCAGAAGGTAATTTCGGAGGCACAGCCATCGCAGCCGCAGAGAAAGATGAAAAAACGCCTCGGTAGAGATTTGGGTTTCTGGGAAATAGCCAGTAGTAATAATAGTAATCTGAGAGAATGGGCGTTCCTTCGACAAACCCTCGTAAAATTTGCTTCAAGCTTTTGACCAGGGACATAGCAAGCAGCATATTGACGACATTCCTCCAGCCTGTAATTTTTTCAGGACGATCGAGATCAGGCATAAAGCCAGCAGGACTTCTCCGGAGAGATCTACATCTCCTGGCTCTGGACTGAGATAACGGTTGCGATCGCCCTGCCCATACGATTCGCCGAATTGAGCCTCTCCGGCTTTTATACGATGAGAGGACTGATTTCTTATCTAATTTGACTGTATATTTACAGTCTCTTTATATACCTTACCCCATTCAGATAATTTTTCTTTACAAGAAGATGGCTTCAAGCGTCTGAGGGGTTAGATCTGATGTGAATTCAGCTCATGCACAGATGACATTGATGGGGACTTTAGAGGTTGCCACCGAATCAATGGTGATAATGCCGCAATCGACATGGTAGTTCATCAGCAACCCAATCCCCAATCCATCTACTCAAGGAAGGGAAAACAATCGTGGAAAGTCAATCCGATCAACCCGAATCCGCCAAAATACTAGAGGGGGTTCCAGATTTCGTCCCGTTTTCTGCAGAACTCATGGCCGCTATTCGGGTTTGGGAGACCAGCAGGCCCGATCGCCTGTTTGAGGATACTTTTGCTGCCCAGTTTGCCGGTCCTCTCGCTTTAAATCTAGTCGCGGAACGGGAAAAAAAAGCAGACGGTGTACTAGATTTGCTGGCTCTGCGTACCCGATTCTTTGACGATTTTCTCCTGGCAGCGACAGCCAGCATCCAACAGGTTGTGATTCTGGCAGCAGGGTTGGATGCGCGGGCTTTTCGCTTACCTTTACCTGCAGAGACCCAGATTTATGAATTGGATCAGCCAGCAGTCCTGGCTAAAAAACAACAGGTTTTAGGCCAGACTCAAGCTCAATGCCACCGACAGACGATCTCAGTAGATTTTACCCAGCCCTGGGTAGGGCTCCTAATTGACCAGGGATACCAGCCTGATGTTCCCTCTGTCTGGATCATGGAGGGTCTGCTGATGTATTTGACCACAGCAGAAGTCAGAGAGCTGCTCCAAACAATCTGGCAGAACGCAGCAATGGGGAGTTGCTGCGCCGCCGATCTCTTAAATGTAAAAGCATTGGCCAGTGAAGATCTGGCAGCAGCCTACTGGCGATCGGGCTTCGACGATCCAGAGGGCCTCTTCACCTCGATTGGCTGGGCCGTTGAAGTTCTACAGCCTCAGGAGTTTGGGGTCTCCTTTGGTCGTATACCTTACGCAGTCCCTC
This genomic stretch from Leptolyngbya sp. 'hensonii' harbors:
- a CDS encoding SDR family NAD(P)-dependent oxidoreductase, which codes for MKIQGKTALVTGASRGIGRAIAIELAQQGIQRLLLIARDQQRLTEVATDLEGLEVEVIPLILDLAQPVEVNIAIAQAWRDYGPIHLLVNCAGVAHQAPFLRSRLPQVQEEVSVNLIGMYTVTRLIARRMVAQKEGVIVNVSSLMGKLAAPTMATYSATKFAILGFSQALRGELAAHNVRVVSLLPSLTDTDMVRHLQWFRGIIPMTPQQVAREFMIGLKKGSPEILVGWQSHLAVLCNRFFPRLMEKILQVTAPLPNARSRSFSRT
- a CDS encoding aminotransferase class V-fold PLP-dependent enzyme, whose amino-acid sequence is MTIGINHLEQYRQQFPALANKTYFNYGGQGPMPWVALEAIREAHEQIQSRGPFTGATNEWLNQETVQTRQTIATELTVPTDTITLTENVSIGCNIILWGIDWNAGDHILLTDCEHPSVVATVQEIQNRVFVEVSVCPLRDAVDREDPIAIIREYLQPNTRLVCLSHVLWNTGQVLPLTEIVTACHSVNALVLVDAAQSVGLLPLDLTATKVDFYAFTGHKWWCGPAGLGGLYVRPDRLETLRPTFMGWRGITSTPMGDPMGWQRGGVRFEVATSDYALYAGLRAAIAVHQSWGSAQDRYQRILALSRYLWQQLRQSPGITCLRQHPPDSGLISFQLAGYEQKPYGQLHNQVVKWLESETLMVRTLRNPDCIRACVHYFTTEAEIDRLVAALSAHR
- a CDS encoding glycosyl transferase; translated protein: MTILYVAVTNHGFGHATRAASVVAEIKRLCPEIGVVMVTTAPHWLLSAYIPDPFIHRPRALDVGVIQSDSFKMDQAATLEKLRHIRQQQATIVAGEVTFIQQNRVRLILADIPPLAAPIARAAGIPCWMMSNFGWDFIYRPWGGEFLEIADWIGDCFQQCDRLFRLPFHEPMAAFPVITEVGLTGGSPRYDLATLRTDFGLRHPPERTLLMTFGGLGLEQIPYQNLDHFPDWQFITFDRQAPDRPNLLKVLDNQYRPVDFMPLSGRVLSKPGFSTFAEACRLDLPIITLTREGFAESPLLLTGIQAQVPHRILQPQEFFQGDWAFLRQPLNSPQTFGSVPKDGNETIARSVVEYLNP
- a CDS encoding methyltransferase, TIGR04325 family, whose protein sequence is MPDLDRPEKITGWRNVVNMLLAMSLVKSLKQILRGFVEGTPILSDYYYYYWLFPRNPNLYRGVFSSFSAAAMAVPPKLPSGYNHAEIHNTSLKHDIDINEIHPFKPIDYPVLVWLGEIFKESSILFDLGGNTGYSYYAYRRFISYPPNVRWLICDVPEAVKVGNEFLTRFNSPGLSYTTNISDAEGTEIFFTCGTLQYLEPSLAALLSQLQTKPQHLIVHHVPFYEGEQYVTLQNLLIVDPVDKTQISSYTPYKIQNRTQFINSIVALGYELVDSWQKNRTCYIPFHPERAVDAYHGFYFRQT
- a CDS encoding methyltransferase, TIGR04325 family, producing the protein MADAMSSINQFPKSVKRVLRNFVENTPVLADYYYYYWLYPRNPNLYRYVFSSFSEALAAVPKGALSGYDYRDLYDSRLKDLTEVEKLKPIDYPVLVWLRNAFRDSTTVLDLGGTTGYSYYAYRHFISYPKDVSWTVCEVPKIVEVGKELLNHLPAANLSYITDLAQAKDAEIFLCCGMLQYFEESLVTLLKQLPAKPRYLVINHVPLYQGETYITLQRLMMVRPQTNFVSYIPFKIQNRTQFIQDLEAYGYKLMDSWMQDRQCLIPFHPDRFVDAFHGFYFQLQ
- a CDS encoding SAM-dependent methyltransferase, which gives rise to MESQSDQPESAKILEGVPDFVPFSAELMAAIRVWETSRPDRLFEDTFAAQFAGPLALNLVAEREKKADGVLDLLALRTRFFDDFLLAATASIQQVVILAAGLDARAFRLPLPAETQIYELDQPAVLAKKQQVLGQTQAQCHRQTISVDFTQPWVGLLIDQGYQPDVPSVWIMEGLLMYLTTAEVRELLQTIWQNAAMGSCCAADLLNVKALASEDLAAAYWRSGFDDPEGLFTSIGWAVEVLQPQEFGVSFGRIPYAVPPREVVDVPRSFWVKAKK